The following are from one region of the Euzebyales bacterium genome:
- a CDS encoding ABC transporter substrate-binding protein, with the protein MTRWIALVLGLMLLVTACGGAAETDTSEADDDAGAATGTTAEAVASDASSAPASAACDVASLPLTEDRTLTVATGEPVFEPWMVEDDPSNGEGFESALVYALADQLGFAEGDVEWVRTGFDEAIAPGDKDYDFNIQQYSITEQRDEVVDFSDGYYEVEQALVAAAGSPVAAATTVEDLQSARLGAAIGTTSLDYIDQVIEPETQAQVFDDNAAAKAAFDAGQVDGLVFDLPTAYFITAVEIPDASIVGVLPRADTGQPEELGILFEEGSELVPCVNEALAALRDDGTLEELEEEWLSQSGDIPTLTN; encoded by the coding sequence GTGACGCGTTGGATCGCACTGGTGCTGGGGTTGATGCTGCTGGTCACCGCCTGCGGCGGTGCCGCCGAGACGGACACCTCGGAGGCGGATGACGACGCGGGCGCCGCGACCGGGACCACCGCTGAGGCGGTTGCGTCCGACGCGTCGTCGGCGCCTGCGTCCGCCGCGTGTGACGTCGCCAGCCTGCCGCTGACAGAGGACCGAACACTCACGGTCGCGACGGGTGAGCCCGTGTTCGAGCCGTGGATGGTCGAGGACGACCCGAGCAACGGTGAGGGCTTCGAGAGCGCGCTGGTCTACGCGCTCGCCGACCAGCTTGGATTCGCCGAGGGCGACGTGGAGTGGGTGCGCACCGGCTTCGACGAGGCGATCGCGCCGGGTGACAAGGACTACGACTTCAACATCCAGCAGTACTCGATCACCGAGCAGCGCGACGAGGTCGTCGACTTCTCGGACGGCTACTACGAGGTCGAGCAGGCGCTCGTCGCCGCCGCGGGCTCGCCGGTGGCCGCGGCGACGACCGTCGAGGACCTGCAGTCCGCGCGCCTGGGCGCCGCGATCGGCACGACGAGCCTCGACTACATCGACCAGGTCATCGAACCGGAGACACAGGCCCAGGTGTTCGACGACAACGCCGCCGCCAAGGCCGCGTTCGACGCTGGGCAGGTCGACGGCCTCGTGTTCGACCTGCCGACGGCCTACTTCATCACGGCGGTCGAGATCCCCGACGCGTCGATCGTCGGCGTGCTGCCACGAGCGGACACGGGACAGCCCGAGGAGCTCGGCATACTGTTCGAGGAGGGCAGCGAGCTCGTGCCCTGCGTCAACGAGGCACTGGCGGCGCTGCGTGACGACGGCACGCTCGAGGAGCTCGAGGAGGAGTGGCTGAGCCAGTCCGGCGACATCCCGACGTTGACGAACTGA
- a CDS encoding GNAT family N-acetyltransferase, producing the protein MTPRDRPEPVGDRGAVLDVLTEHRAIHAYGIIDAVQFWDTSRWWVRDNGVVGHIGLPGVSDAVVYAVSAVYAAATIALLTDIVDDLPDRFAVTGPSGLAARMQPTHSATRVEPYVKMQLIRPDLLPDPGPGVRMLEPADGEACTVLLEQTSGSPDFFRHDLLGTGRHTGIFDGTTLVAMAGTHVIDTNLGLAAIGNVNTLPAYRGRGLARQVVAALSRRLRDEVDVVALNVDRDNTPARNLYEGLGFLPLMEYEESELVRR; encoded by the coding sequence ATGACGCCGCGTGACCGTCCCGAGCCCGTAGGCGACCGCGGGGCGGTGCTCGACGTCCTCACGGAACACCGCGCCATCCACGCCTACGGCATCATCGACGCCGTCCAGTTCTGGGACACCTCCCGCTGGTGGGTACGTGACAACGGTGTCGTGGGCCACATCGGCCTGCCGGGGGTCTCCGACGCGGTCGTGTACGCGGTGTCCGCTGTCTACGCCGCGGCGACGATTGCGCTGCTCACCGACATCGTCGACGACCTGCCCGATCGGTTCGCGGTCACAGGTCCGTCCGGTCTGGCCGCCCGCATGCAACCGACGCACTCGGCCACGCGGGTCGAGCCGTACGTCAAGATGCAGCTCATCCGACCCGACCTGCTTCCCGACCCGGGCCCGGGCGTACGCATGCTCGAGCCAGCCGATGGCGAGGCGTGCACGGTGCTGCTCGAGCAGACGAGCGGATCGCCGGACTTCTTCCGCCACGACCTGCTGGGCACGGGCCGGCACACCGGGATCTTCGACGGCACCACCCTGGTCGCCATGGCGGGTACGCACGTCATCGACACCAACCTGGGCCTGGCGGCGATCGGCAATGTCAACACGTTGCCCGCCTACCGCGGGCGTGGTCTGGCGCGGCAGGTCGTCGCCGCGCTCTCGCGCCGGTTGCGTGACGAAGTCGATGTCGTCGCGCTCAACGTGGATCGCGACAACACGCCGGCGCGCAACCTGTACGAGGGCCTGGGCTTCCTGCCGCTGATGGAGTACGAGGAGTCCGAACTGGTCCGCCGTTGA
- a CDS encoding acyltransferase, producing the protein MAVSERHDYLSGITGLRALAIVGVVLAAAGNGWLTGGRTVGIEVLFVLSGYLTVTTLTPADGSRTTVVELIRRCGGRARRMLPALLTLLGGVSLFVLADRPEELYRLGGDMRATLVGVVNWHLITQPAGSGPSALEHLWALAVGVQLTVVVALVVVAVRSPRARGVAAMAAVGGAVAASVALAVLTSDGDLGLRLLYGTDVRSGGLLLGAALGLVLRPARLDGVGGVRRRRLRGLGLLALGGLVVIMLTTGPTAAWFGRGGLLVTDLLAVLALAAIVRGAPFPLLDRPATQWIGLRAYAMYLWQWPVIVALGGPSTVSRPVYTAVYLLAVVLLGDLTYRFVEVPLDSTWRVPGTGTAGRPGLAAGVAALACGAACAAALLTPPPAP; encoded by the coding sequence GTGGCTGTCAGCGAGCGGCACGACTACCTGTCGGGCATCACCGGTCTGCGCGCGCTCGCCATCGTCGGTGTCGTGCTCGCGGCCGCGGGCAACGGGTGGCTGACCGGCGGGCGGACGGTCGGCATCGAGGTGCTCTTCGTCCTGAGCGGCTACCTCACCGTCACGACGCTGACGCCGGCGGACGGGTCCCGGACCACCGTCGTCGAGTTGATCCGTCGGTGCGGAGGGCGGGCCCGCCGGATGCTCCCGGCGCTGCTGACGCTGCTGGGGGGCGTGTCGCTGTTCGTGCTGGCCGACCGACCTGAGGAGCTGTACCGGCTGGGGGGTGACATGCGGGCGACGCTGGTCGGCGTCGTCAACTGGCACCTCATCACGCAGCCGGCGGGATCGGGGCCGTCCGCGCTCGAGCACCTGTGGGCTCTCGCGGTCGGCGTGCAGTTGACGGTGGTGGTCGCGCTCGTCGTCGTCGCGGTCCGCTCCCCGCGCGCACGGGGTGTCGCTGCCATGGCGGCGGTCGGCGGCGCGGTCGCGGCCAGCGTCGCGCTGGCGGTGCTGACCTCGGACGGCGACCTGGGCCTGCGGCTGCTGTACGGCACAGACGTGCGCTCCGGCGGGCTGCTGCTCGGCGCAGCGCTGGGTCTCGTCCTGCGCCCGGCCCGGCTGGATGGCGTCGGCGGCGTGCGGAGACGACGTCTGCGCGGTCTCGGCCTGTTGGCGCTCGGCGGACTGGTCGTCATCATGCTGACCACCGGCCCGACCGCCGCGTGGTTCGGTCGGGGCGGGCTGTTGGTCACCGATCTGCTCGCTGTGCTGGCGCTGGCCGCCATCGTGCGCGGCGCCCCGTTCCCGCTGCTGGACCGCCCCGCGACCCAGTGGATCGGTCTGCGCGCCTACGCGATGTACCTGTGGCAGTGGCCGGTCATCGTCGCGCTCGGTGGCCCGTCCACGGTGTCGCGTCCCGTGTACACGGCCGTCTACCTGCTGGCGGTCGTCCTGCTCGGAGACCTCACCTACCGCTTCGTCGAGGTACCCCTCGACAGCACATGGCGGGTGCCGGGGACCGGGACCGCCGGTCGGCCGGGCCTCGCCGCCGGCGTGGCCGCGCTGGCGTGCGGAGCCGCGTGTGCCGCCGCGCTGCTGACACCGCCGCCCGCGCCATGA
- a CDS encoding low molecular weight protein-tyrosine-phosphatase — protein sequence MRVLFVCLGNICRSPTAEAATLEALIDVGIANRVVLDSAGIGDWHVGRPPDRRMRAAASEDGLRLHGSARQVTADELGEWDLILAMDRDNLADLRAMAPDDDVRSRIRLFRDYDADATRPDVPDPYYGGRQGFTEVVRICRAAADGLVDDIVERLDGDTTA from the coding sequence ATGCGCGTGCTCTTCGTCTGCCTCGGCAACATCTGCCGGTCGCCGACGGCCGAGGCGGCCACGCTCGAGGCGTTGATCGACGTCGGCATCGCCAACCGGGTCGTGCTGGACTCGGCGGGGATCGGCGACTGGCACGTCGGGCGCCCGCCGGACCGCCGCATGCGTGCCGCGGCGAGCGAGGACGGTCTGCGACTGCACGGCTCCGCGCGTCAGGTCACTGCGGACGAACTGGGGGAGTGGGACCTCATCCTCGCGATGGACCGGGACAACCTGGCGGACCTGCGGGCCATGGCGCCCGACGACGACGTCCGTTCGCGCATCCGCCTGTTCCGCGACTACGACGCCGACGCGACCAGGCCGGACGTGCCCGACCCCTACTACGGGGGACGGCAGGGCTTCACGGAGGTCGTCAGGATCTGCCGGGCCGCCGCCGACGGCCTGGTCGACGACATCGTCGAGCGGCTCGACGGCGACACCACCGCATGA
- a CDS encoding fructosamine kinase family protein, whose product MTAASGPPALPGHLGRLHDPRPLGGGMICQVWAGTLDDGSPVAVKQAPYAVDVEVDGLRALDAAGAPVPAVLGAEGDVLVLRHVQGAPAWHDLGARVATVHRDGGDGRFGWHRDNLLGRAVQPGGWSDDWSAFFAEHRLRPLLAADALPGTVRARIERAIVGPLPALLGAHEPTPSLVHGDLWSGNIIDGRWLIDPAVWMADRELEMAFTAMFGGVPEAFFNGYDSVWPLPSGAAQRRPALQLYHLLIHVWHFGASYVGGVVDRLDRLGWT is encoded by the coding sequence ATGACGGCCGCGTCGGGCCCACCGGCCCTGCCCGGCCATCTCGGGCGACTGCACGACCCGCGGCCGCTGGGTGGCGGCATGATCTGCCAGGTGTGGGCCGGAACACTTGACGACGGGAGCCCGGTCGCGGTCAAGCAGGCCCCGTACGCCGTGGACGTGGAGGTCGACGGCCTGCGGGCGCTGGACGCCGCGGGCGCGCCCGTGCCCGCGGTGCTGGGTGCCGAGGGTGACGTCCTGGTCCTCCGCCACGTGCAGGGCGCCCCCGCCTGGCACGATCTCGGCGCACGGGTCGCGACCGTGCACCGGGACGGCGGCGACGGACGCTTCGGCTGGCACCGCGACAACCTGCTGGGGCGGGCGGTGCAGCCGGGCGGATGGTCCGACGACTGGTCGGCCTTCTTCGCCGAGCACCGCCTGCGGCCTCTGCTGGCCGCCGACGCGTTGCCCGGCACCGTGCGTGCCCGCATCGAACGCGCGATCGTCGGCCCACTGCCCGCGCTGCTCGGCGCGCACGAGCCGACGCCGAGCCTGGTGCACGGCGACCTGTGGAGCGGCAACATCATCGACGGTCGCTGGCTGATCGATCCCGCTGTGTGGATGGCCGACCGCGAGCTGGAGATGGCGTTCACGGCGATGTTCGGCGGTGTGCCTGAGGCGTTCTTCAATGGGTACGACTCCGTGTGGCCGCTGCCGAGCGGCGCAGCGCAGCGTCGCCCGGCGCTGCAGCTGTATCACCTGCTGATCCACGTGTGGCACTTCGGCGCCAGCTACGTCGGCGGCGTGGTCGACAGGCTGGACCGGCTCGGATGGACGTAG
- a CDS encoding inorganic diphosphatase yields MSSQDQSADEAEAQAQSSDGGRSEGGDGRTKHPEQQAQGDAQESEERRRAEDTSDDPEPTIIDVYVEIPKGSRNKYEWDTETGRFRLDRKLFTAVQYPGDYGFVAEAWGEDGDPLDALVILGDPTFPGCVISARVVGVFYMTDDKGRDTKIITVPSKDPAWEFIKELDDVPDHLLNEISHFFSIYKDLEQKKVTVDGFGSRQRALEELERDFERYRNLEEPQPVMPWTPYVPGRPT; encoded by the coding sequence ATGTCGTCGCAGGACCAGAGCGCGGACGAGGCGGAGGCCCAGGCGCAGAGCTCCGATGGTGGACGGTCGGAGGGTGGCGACGGCCGGACCAAGCATCCCGAGCAGCAGGCCCAGGGCGACGCGCAGGAGTCCGAGGAGCGTCGCCGGGCCGAGGACACCAGCGACGACCCCGAGCCGACGATCATCGACGTGTACGTCGAGATCCCCAAGGGCTCACGCAACAAGTACGAATGGGACACCGAGACCGGCCGGTTCCGGCTCGACCGCAAGCTGTTCACCGCCGTGCAGTACCCGGGCGACTACGGCTTCGTCGCCGAGGCCTGGGGTGAGGACGGTGACCCGCTCGACGCGCTGGTCATCCTCGGCGACCCGACGTTCCCCGGCTGTGTGATCTCGGCGCGCGTGGTCGGCGTGTTCTACATGACCGACGACAAGGGCCGCGACACCAAGATCATCACCGTGCCCAGCAAGGACCCGGCCTGGGAGTTCATCAAGGAACTGGACGACGTTCCCGACCACCTGCTCAACGAGATCTCACACTTCTTCTCGATCTACAAGGACCTCGAGCAGAAGAAGGTGACGGTCGACGGGTTCGGCTCGCGCCAGCGGGCGCTCGAGGAGCTCGAACGAGACTTCGAGCGCTACCGCAACCTCGAGGAGCCGCAGCCCGTCATGCCCTGGACGCCCTACGTGCCGGGCAGGCCCACGTAG
- the hppD gene encoding 4-hydroxyphenylpyruvate dioxygenase, with amino-acid sequence MTARLTETPPDAVDEERLLGLVDHDPQTDPFPVNALDAVVFVVGNATQTAHFYQSAFGMELVAYEGPETGEPDHKAFMLRSGSARFVVKGGVRPDSPLLDHHRAHGDGVVDLAIDVPDVDRCIARAREQGATILVEPHDSSDEHGTVRTAAIATYGQTRHTLVDRSHYDGPYLPGYVARSSSYVKRDGAPRRIFQAVDHCVGNVELGAMDTWVEFYNRVMGFTNMAEFIGDDIATEYSALMSKVVASGNHRVKFPLNEPAVSRRRSQIDEYLEFYDGPGCQHIALATGDILTSVDALRAEGVEFLSTPDTYYDDPELRERIGKVRVPIDELKSRGVLVDRDEDGYLLQIFTRPIGDRPTVFFELIERHGSLGFGKGNFKALFESIEREQELRGNL; translated from the coding sequence ATGACCGCTCGGCTCACTGAGACCCCGCCCGACGCCGTCGATGAGGAGCGTCTGCTCGGCCTCGTCGACCACGATCCACAGACGGATCCGTTTCCCGTCAACGCCCTGGACGCCGTCGTCTTCGTGGTCGGTAACGCGACCCAGACCGCGCACTTCTACCAGTCGGCGTTCGGCATGGAGCTCGTCGCCTACGAGGGCCCGGAGACCGGCGAGCCGGACCACAAGGCGTTCATGCTGCGCTCCGGCAGCGCTCGGTTCGTCGTGAAGGGTGGGGTGAGGCCCGACAGTCCGTTGCTCGACCACCACCGCGCACACGGCGACGGCGTCGTGGATCTGGCCATCGACGTCCCGGACGTCGACCGGTGCATCGCGCGCGCGCGCGAGCAGGGCGCAACGATCCTGGTCGAACCGCACGACAGCAGCGACGAGCACGGCACGGTGCGCACCGCCGCGATCGCGACGTACGGCCAGACCCGCCACACCCTGGTCGACCGCTCGCATTACGACGGTCCCTACCTGCCCGGCTACGTCGCGCGTTCGTCGAGCTACGTGAAGCGCGACGGGGCGCCGCGCCGGATCTTCCAGGCCGTCGACCACTGCGTCGGCAACGTCGAACTGGGCGCGATGGACACCTGGGTCGAGTTCTACAACCGCGTCATGGGCTTCACCAACATGGCCGAGTTCATCGGCGACGACATCGCCACGGAGTACTCGGCGTTGATGTCGAAGGTGGTCGCCAGCGGCAACCACCGCGTCAAGTTCCCGCTCAACGAGCCGGCCGTGAGCAGGCGCAGGTCCCAGATCGACGAGTACCTGGAGTTCTACGACGGGCCGGGCTGCCAGCACATCGCGCTGGCGACCGGCGACATCCTCACCTCGGTCGACGCGCTGCGCGCCGAGGGGGTCGAGTTCCTGTCGACACCGGACACCTACTACGACGACCCCGAGCTGCGCGAGCGGATCGGCAAGGTGCGCGTGCCGATCGACGAGCTCAAGTCACGGGGCGTGCTCGTTGACCGTGACGAGGACGGCTACCTGCTGCAGATCTTCACGCGCCCCATCGGTGACCGCCCCACGGTGTTCTTCGAGCTGATCGAGCGTCACGGCTCGCTCGGGTTCGGCAAGGGCAACTTCAAGGCGCTGTTCGAGTCGATCGAGCGGGAGCAGGAACTGCGCGGCAACCTGTAG
- a CDS encoding Lrp/AsnC family transcriptional regulator: MVDRLDAEILTLFDTEPRISVLEASRRLGVARATVQARLRRLERDGTLQGFGPDLDVAGLGHPVTAFCTLEIRQGLGHDAVTRHLTDIPEVLEAHTVTGPGDLLVRVAARSNSDLQRVIDRVVADDSVVRIATTIVLRTLIAHRTVPLLRSSIED, translated from the coding sequence ATGGTCGACCGCCTGGATGCAGAGATCCTGACGTTGTTCGACACCGAGCCCCGCATCAGCGTGCTCGAGGCGTCACGCCGTCTCGGCGTCGCCCGCGCGACCGTCCAGGCGCGGCTGCGGCGTCTCGAACGTGATGGGACGCTCCAGGGGTTCGGACCTGATCTGGACGTCGCCGGCCTGGGTCATCCCGTGACCGCGTTCTGCACGCTCGAGATCCGGCAGGGGCTCGGCCACGATGCGGTGACGCGTCACCTGACCGATATCCCCGAGGTGCTCGAGGCCCACACCGTCACGGGCCCCGGCGACCTGCTCGTCCGCGTGGCAGCCCGGTCCAACAGCGATCTGCAACGAGTCATCGATCGGGTCGTCGCCGACGACTCGGTCGTGCGGATCGCGACCACCATCGTGCTGCGGACCCTGATCGCCCACCGCACGGTGCCGTTGCTGCGCTCCTCGATCGAGGACTAG
- a CDS encoding acyl-CoA dehydrogenase family protein — MDVLSTDDLDLQERTRAFVDAELIPYEVEAELHGGHLPDEVLDRQRRRAAELGLLGISVPAGYGGPGYSVLQQALVSEQIGRVTNTLGWIVTTPPRWLAEVATPQQLDRWVLPTFRGERHECYAITEEGAGSDVDGIAATASRVDGGWVLRGEKWHVTSANLSDWCLFQAKVADGPHAGAHALFAVDLDAAGIRVVRTPMYAQVSAHEHPVIAFDDVRVGDDALVGALDDGMRWTHEWFRYERLMIAARCCGAADRLIEEVSAFAEQRQTFGRALLDHQAPAFMLADAVTELWAARLMTYRTAAEMDAGADVKRQHAHCSMVKLYASEMANRVADRAVQIFGGRGSMRENVAERFYRELRVDRIWEGPSEIQRMIITDQLRKRGIGITR; from the coding sequence ATGGACGTGCTGTCGACCGACGATCTGGACCTGCAGGAGCGGACGCGGGCGTTCGTCGACGCCGAGCTGATCCCGTACGAGGTCGAGGCGGAACTGCACGGCGGGCACCTGCCCGACGAGGTGCTGGACCGCCAGCGTCGCCGGGCCGCCGAGCTCGGGCTGCTCGGCATCAGCGTGCCGGCCGGGTACGGCGGCCCGGGCTACTCCGTGTTGCAGCAGGCACTGGTGTCCGAGCAGATCGGCCGCGTGACCAACACGCTGGGCTGGATCGTGACCACGCCGCCGCGCTGGCTGGCGGAGGTCGCCACACCGCAGCAGCTCGATCGCTGGGTGCTGCCGACGTTCCGCGGTGAGCGCCACGAGTGCTACGCGATCACCGAGGAGGGTGCCGGCTCCGACGTCGACGGCATCGCCGCGACGGCCTCCCGTGTCGACGGCGGCTGGGTGCTGCGCGGCGAGAAGTGGCACGTGACGTCGGCCAACCTGTCGGACTGGTGCCTGTTCCAGGCCAAGGTGGCCGACGGACCGCACGCGGGTGCCCACGCACTGTTCGCCGTCGACCTCGACGCAGCCGGCATCCGGGTGGTCCGCACGCCGATGTATGCGCAGGTGTCGGCCCACGAGCATCCGGTGATCGCGTTCGACGATGTCCGGGTCGGCGACGACGCCCTCGTCGGCGCGCTCGACGACGGCATGCGTTGGACCCACGAGTGGTTCCGCTACGAACGTCTGATGATCGCCGCACGCTGCTGCGGCGCCGCCGACCGCTTGATCGAGGAGGTCTCGGCGTTCGCCGAACAGCGGCAGACCTTCGGTCGTGCCCTGCTCGACCACCAGGCTCCGGCGTTCATGCTCGCCGACGCCGTGACCGAGTTGTGGGCGGCTCGTCTCATGACCTATCGCACGGCCGCCGAGATGGACGCCGGAGCCGACGTCAAGCGCCAGCACGCGCATTGCTCGATGGTCAAGCTGTACGCATCCGAGATGGCCAATCGGGTCGCCGACCGCGCGGTGCAGATCTTCGGTGGCCGCGGCTCCATGCGGGAGAACGTCGCCGAGCGCTTCTACCGTGAACTGCGCGTCGACCGCATCTGGGAGGGGCCGTCGGAGATCCAGCGCATGATCATCACGGACCAGTTGCGCAAACGTGGCATCGGCATCACCCGGTAG
- a CDS encoding acetate--CoA ligase family protein yields MTRAAIGETATVDVAGHSALQPLLDARSVAVVGASPRPGAVGRLAMDQLLGGGFTGAVHPVNPRHDDVCGLPCAPTLEDIGATVDLVVLAVGARRLEAQLESAAETGVRAAVVFASAHEHDAGVTPLPSRLAAIARTAGMALCGPNSMGFVHLDVGLRATGYDQPLDLAPGPVALLTHSGSLFTSMLHNRRGVRFNLAVSTGQELVTTMADYLRYAVARATTRVVALFCETVRDPDGFVAALAEARRRDVAVVALTVGRHAESRALVTAHSGALAGADGAYEAVFDAYGVHRVRTIDELLDTAAVLAMDRAAAPGGLAVMHDSGGERAHVLDLALDGGVPLAELAPRTRAALAAVLDPGLPATNPLDVWGSSVGFHDVFMACGTALLRDPDTAVLAFCVDLPDRDDDSYPRIARELHAGTDKPVVVLANVAGAVNPVVADQLRSDGIVVLEGTATGLAALSHLLARRDRRSPAPETVPAVGDPEVRERWRSRLRDRAVWDEADALALLAEHGVPVVAHRRADTADDAVRAAADLGYPVAVKTAAPGIGHKTDLGGVHLGLGDAAAVRAAYDQVAARLGRDVTVAAMTPPGVELALGVTVDPAFGPLLVVGAGGVLVEIIEDRRVALPPVGPARARRLLDDLVLAPVLRGVRGGPAVDLAGVAATIAALSQVAVDLGDLLTAVDINPLVCRADGCVAVDALVVPAVADAAEVGER; encoded by the coding sequence GTGACGCGCGCGGCGATCGGCGAGACTGCGACCGTGGACGTCGCAGGGCACAGTGCGCTGCAGCCGCTGCTCGATGCGCGGTCGGTCGCGGTCGTCGGTGCCAGTCCGCGACCCGGTGCGGTCGGTCGCCTCGCCATGGACCAGCTGCTAGGCGGGGGGTTCACGGGCGCCGTGCACCCCGTCAACCCGCGCCACGACGACGTGTGCGGTCTCCCGTGCGCCCCCACGCTGGAGGACATCGGCGCAACGGTCGATCTGGTGGTGCTGGCTGTCGGCGCGCGGCGGCTCGAAGCGCAGCTCGAGTCCGCCGCCGAGACGGGTGTACGGGCAGCCGTCGTCTTCGCCAGTGCCCACGAGCACGACGCGGGAGTCACGCCGCTGCCGTCGCGCCTCGCGGCGATCGCCCGCACGGCGGGCATGGCACTGTGCGGCCCGAACAGTATGGGGTTCGTCCACCTCGACGTCGGGCTTCGGGCGACCGGTTACGACCAACCGTTGGACCTGGCGCCCGGTCCGGTCGCGCTGCTGACGCATTCCGGTTCGCTGTTCACGTCGATGCTCCACAACCGACGGGGCGTGCGGTTCAACCTGGCGGTCTCGACGGGCCAGGAACTGGTCACCACCATGGCCGACTATCTGCGCTACGCCGTTGCGCGAGCCACGACGCGGGTGGTGGCGCTGTTCTGCGAGACGGTCCGCGATCCGGACGGGTTCGTCGCCGCGCTCGCCGAGGCCCGGCGCCGCGACGTCGCCGTGGTGGCGTTGACCGTCGGTCGCCACGCCGAGTCCCGTGCCCTGGTCACAGCCCACTCCGGTGCGTTGGCGGGGGCCGACGGCGCGTACGAGGCGGTGTTCGACGCCTACGGGGTGCACCGGGTGCGCACGATCGATGAGCTGCTCGACACCGCCGCCGTACTGGCGATGGATCGCGCCGCAGCACCCGGTGGGCTCGCGGTCATGCACGACTCCGGTGGCGAGCGGGCCCACGTGCTGGACCTCGCGCTCGACGGCGGCGTGCCGCTGGCGGAGCTGGCGCCGCGGACCCGCGCGGCGTTGGCCGCGGTCCTCGACCCTGGCCTGCCTGCCACGAACCCGCTGGACGTGTGGGGCAGCAGCGTCGGGTTCCACGACGTGTTCATGGCGTGCGGCACGGCACTGTTGCGAGACCCCGACACGGCCGTGCTGGCCTTCTGCGTCGACTTGCCGGACCGCGACGACGACAGCTACCCGCGCATCGCCCGCGAACTGCATGCCGGGACCGACAAGCCGGTGGTCGTCCTGGCCAACGTGGCCGGCGCGGTCAATCCGGTCGTCGCCGATCAGTTGCGCTCCGATGGGATCGTCGTGCTCGAGGGGACGGCGACGGGACTGGCGGCGCTCTCGCACCTGCTGGCCCGCCGTGACCGGCGATCGCCCGCGCCGGAGACGGTGCCCGCGGTCGGCGACCCCGAGGTGCGGGAGCGCTGGCGCAGCCGGCTGCGCGACCGGGCGGTGTGGGACGAGGCGGACGCACTCGCGCTCCTGGCTGAGCATGGAGTGCCGGTCGTTGCGCACCGCCGTGCCGACACCGCTGATGACGCCGTCAGGGCGGCCGCGGACCTCGGCTACCCGGTGGCGGTCAAGACCGCAGCACCAGGGATCGGTCACAAGACCGACCTCGGCGGCGTCCACCTCGGGCTCGGCGATGCAGCGGCGGTCCGCGCCGCCTATGACCAGGTGGCCGCTCGGCTCGGGCGTGACGTGACGGTCGCGGCGATGACCCCGCCAGGCGTCGAGTTGGCGCTCGGCGTCACCGTCGATCCGGCGTTCGGCCCGCTGCTCGTCGTCGGCGCCGGTGGTGTGCTGGTCGAGATCATCGAAGACCGCCGCGTTGCGCTCCCGCCGGTCGGTCCTGCCCGCGCTCGCCGCCTCCTCGACGACCTGGTGCTGGCGCCGGTGCTGCGTGGCGTGCGTGGTGGACCTGCGGTCGATCTCGCTGGCGTGGCCGCGACCATCGCCGCGCTGTCGCAGGTCGCGGTCGACCTCGGCGATCTGCTGACCGCCGTGGACATCAACCCGTTGGTCTGTCGAGCCGACGGCTGCGTGGCGGTCGACGCACTGGTGGTCCCGGCCGTCGCGGACGCGGCGGAGGTCGGAGAGAGGTGA